The following coding sequences are from one Paraburkholderia caballeronis window:
- a CDS encoding ferritin-like domain-containing protein, whose translation MSDTLTPDDAKTRTVDNPDAALRHWTHDVRGPVRIGSDEHRRMFCRMLLDTHNPYRPAVIDWPKLAPDALRRLTSLPIWDIAVQTEGRASIRVKTYAATVTDPLLREAIEMDGDEEARHKVVLSKLVEAYGIALAPEPAYPPPKRPEWAWMFTGYSECIDSFFAFGLFRSAQESGYFPPELVETFEPVIQEEARHILFFTNWVAWHRKTMPWWRRPWHSLCVAVIGFLLVWERLAIARGIDADGVAHDSNFLPANREVIGDALKPRDMLELCLQENDDRMRGYDPRLLRPTFVPALARLALRFMKK comes from the coding sequence ATGTCCGACACCCTGACGCCTGACGACGCAAAAACCCGCACAGTCGACAACCCGGACGCCGCGCTGCGTCACTGGACGCATGACGTGCGCGGCCCCGTCAGGATCGGTTCGGACGAGCATCGCCGGATGTTCTGCCGGATGCTGCTCGACACGCACAATCCGTATCGCCCCGCGGTGATCGACTGGCCGAAGCTCGCACCGGACGCGCTGCGCCGCCTCACGTCGCTGCCGATCTGGGACATCGCGGTGCAGACCGAAGGCCGCGCGTCGATCCGCGTGAAAACCTATGCGGCCACCGTCACCGACCCGCTGCTGCGCGAAGCGATCGAAATGGACGGCGACGAGGAAGCGCGCCACAAGGTCGTGCTGTCGAAGCTGGTCGAAGCCTACGGCATCGCACTCGCGCCCGAGCCCGCGTATCCGCCGCCGAAGCGGCCCGAATGGGCGTGGATGTTCACCGGCTACAGCGAGTGCATCGACAGCTTCTTCGCGTTCGGCCTCTTTCGCTCTGCCCAGGAGTCCGGCTACTTCCCGCCGGAACTCGTCGAAACCTTCGAGCCGGTGATCCAGGAGGAAGCCCGGCACATCCTGTTCTTCACCAACTGGGTCGCGTGGCATCGCAAGACGATGCCCTGGTGGCGCCGGCCGTGGCATTCATTGTGCGTCGCCGTCATCGGGTTCCTGCTCGTGTGGGAGCGGCTCGCGATCGCGCGCGGCATCGACGCGGACGGCGTTGCGCACGACTCGAACTTCCTGCCCGCGAACCGCGAAGTGATCGGCGACGCGCTGAAGCCGCGCGACATGCTCGAACTGTGCCTGCAGGAGAACGACGACCGGATGCGCGGCTACGATCCGCGCCTGCTGCGTCCGACGTTCGTGCCGGCGCTCGCTCGCCTCGCGCTGCGCTTCATGAAAAAATGA
- a CDS encoding transcriptional regulator: protein MNPSIRYKGYEVAPAAQRLPNGLFAANLTIEAQSGSARSFDALDYFFDEEHALAYAFRWARMWIDDQRAALRRCA, encoded by the coding sequence ATGAACCCATCCATTCGCTACAAAGGCTATGAAGTCGCCCCTGCGGCACAGCGGCTTCCGAATGGCCTGTTCGCCGCCAATCTGACCATCGAGGCGCAGTCCGGCAGCGCACGCTCATTCGACGCGCTCGACTACTTCTTCGACGAGGAACACGCGCTCGCGTACGCATTCCGCTGGGCGCGGATGTGGATCGACGACCAGCGCGCCGCGCTGCGCCGTTGCGCGTGA
- a CDS encoding NADPH-dependent FMN reductase, whose translation MTTPDPHRRPLVVGIGGTTRAASSTERALSFALRGAENAGARTHLFGGTFLHSLPHYAPETEQRTDEQLELIETVRAADAVIIATPGYHGGVSGLVKNALDTLEELRADERPYLDGRAVGCIVTAYGWQAAGSVLTSLRSIVHALRGWPTPFGAGINTLETRFESAQQCSDPKVVDQLYTVGTQAAQFALAFNAHRAATATSGAPAVNESRANRLFSVAV comes from the coding sequence TTGACCACTCCCGATCCCCATCGCCGCCCGCTCGTGGTCGGCATCGGCGGCACGACGCGCGCCGCCTCGTCGACCGAACGCGCGCTGAGCTTCGCGCTGCGCGGCGCCGAGAACGCCGGCGCGCGCACCCATCTGTTCGGCGGCACGTTCCTGCATAGCCTCCCGCATTACGCGCCGGAAACCGAACAGCGCACCGACGAACAACTCGAACTGATCGAAACGGTCCGCGCCGCCGATGCGGTGATCATCGCGACGCCCGGTTATCACGGCGGCGTGTCCGGTCTCGTGAAGAACGCGCTCGACACGCTGGAAGAATTGCGCGCCGACGAGCGTCCGTATCTCGACGGCCGCGCGGTCGGCTGCATCGTGACCGCGTACGGCTGGCAGGCAGCGGGGTCGGTGCTCACGTCGCTGCGTTCGATCGTGCACGCGCTGCGCGGCTGGCCGACGCCGTTCGGCGCCGGCATCAACACGCTCGAAACGCGTTTCGAAAGCGCGCAGCAGTGCTCGGACCCGAAGGTCGTCGACCAGTTGTACACGGTCGGCACGCAGGCCGCGCAGTTCGCGCTCGCGTTCAACGCGCATCGCGCGGCAACCGCGACGTCGGGCGCACCGGCCGTCAACGAATCGCGCGCGAACCGGCTGTTCAGCGTCGCGGTCTGA
- a CDS encoding NAD(P)/FAD-dependent oxidoreductase: protein MDFEVIVLGAGIVGVSAALHLQDRGRRVALIDRRGPGEETSYGNAGLIERSSVVPYGFPRSATALLRYARNRSTDLYWDYRSLPSYATWLARFWWESAPQRHAAAARDMLPLIERSVAEHDALAARADAQSLLHANGWLQAIHTPARFELDAARAERVAREHGLRVTALDAAALRAREPSLAAGFAGALHWLDPKTVANPGELVARYARLFETDGGAFRRGDAATLRRERDAWAVQTADGLISANEAVIAMGPWSDLVFEPLGYRIPLRAKRGYHMHYRPQRGTLSMPVVDTERGYAIAPMQQGIRLTTGVELATRDTPPTGVQLARAETIARPLFGLGDRLDAEPWLGMRPCTPDMRPVIGPAPRHPGLWFAFGHNHHGLTLGPVSGKLLAQMMTGEPTFTDPRPYRAERFG, encoded by the coding sequence ATGGATTTCGAGGTCATCGTACTGGGCGCCGGCATCGTCGGCGTGAGCGCGGCACTGCATCTGCAGGATCGCGGACGCCGCGTCGCGCTGATCGACCGGCGCGGCCCCGGCGAGGAAACCAGCTATGGCAATGCCGGCCTGATCGAGCGGTCGTCGGTGGTGCCGTATGGTTTTCCGCGCAGCGCGACCGCGCTGCTGCGCTACGCGCGCAACCGCTCGACCGACCTGTACTGGGACTATCGCTCGCTGCCGTCCTACGCGACGTGGCTCGCGCGCTTCTGGTGGGAGTCCGCGCCACAGCGCCATGCGGCGGCCGCGCGGGACATGCTGCCGTTGATCGAGCGCAGCGTCGCGGAGCACGACGCACTGGCCGCGCGCGCGGATGCGCAGTCGCTCCTGCACGCGAACGGCTGGCTTCAGGCAATCCACACGCCGGCGCGCTTCGAACTCGACGCGGCCCGTGCGGAGCGCGTCGCGCGCGAGCACGGCTTGCGCGTGACGGCGCTCGACGCAGCGGCGTTACGCGCACGCGAGCCGAGTCTCGCGGCAGGCTTCGCGGGCGCGCTGCACTGGCTCGACCCCAAAACCGTCGCGAATCCGGGCGAACTGGTCGCACGTTACGCGCGCCTGTTCGAAACGGACGGCGGCGCGTTCAGGCGCGGCGACGCGGCCACGCTGCGCCGCGAACGCGACGCATGGGCCGTGCAAACCGCCGATGGTCTGATCAGCGCGAACGAAGCGGTCATCGCGATGGGTCCGTGGTCGGATCTCGTGTTCGAGCCGCTCGGCTACCGGATTCCGCTGCGCGCGAAACGCGGTTATCACATGCACTACCGGCCGCAGCGCGGCACGTTGTCGATGCCGGTCGTCGATACCGAACGCGGCTACGCCATCGCGCCGATGCAGCAGGGCATCCGGCTCACGACCGGCGTCGAACTCGCGACCCGCGACACGCCGCCGACCGGCGTGCAGCTCGCGCGCGCCGAGACGATCGCGCGCCCGCTGTTCGGCCTCGGCGACCGGCTCGACGCCGAACCGTGGCTCGGCATGCGCCCGTGCACGCCCGACATGCGCCCGGTGATCGGCCCCGCGCCGCGCCATCCGGGCCTGTGGTTCGCGTTCGGCCACAACCATCACGGCCTCACGCTCGGGCCGGTCAGCGGCAAGCTGCTCGCGCAGATGATGACCGGCGAGCCGACCTTCACCGACCCGCGTCCGTACCGCGCGGAGCGTTTCGGCTGA
- a CDS encoding glutathione binding-like protein, giving the protein MEQRRRDPREQRRAGFVRQYKVALRLGVLQRHLETHDFLLDRFSVADAYLVTVLNRAPHAGVDLAAWPAVHAYARRMLQRPSVAKAVADELALYRKEAAKRP; this is encoded by the coding sequence ATGGAGCAGCGCCGACGCGACCCGCGCGAGCAGCGCCGGGCCGGCTTCGTCCGGCAGTACAAGGTCGCGTTGCGACTCGGCGTGCTGCAACGCCATCTGGAAACGCACGACTTTCTGCTCGACCGCTTCAGCGTCGCGGACGCCTACCTCGTGACCGTGCTCAACCGGGCGCCGCACGCAGGCGTCGATCTTGCCGCGTGGCCCGCCGTCCACGCGTACGCGCGGCGGATGCTGCAACGGCCTTCGGTCGCGAAAGCCGTCGCGGACGAGCTGGCGCTGTACCGGAAGGAAGCCGCGAAGCGCCCGTGA
- a CDS encoding DUF1653 domain-containing protein yields MVRYRHYKGGIYELVCEATLESDPSVTMIVYRADNGTIWTRPSSVFFELVEYEGTLVPRFAPVN; encoded by the coding sequence ATGGTTCGGTATCGACACTACAAGGGCGGCATCTACGAACTGGTCTGCGAGGCGACGCTGGAGTCGGACCCGTCGGTCACGATGATCGTCTATCGCGCGGACAACGGCACCATCTGGACGCGCCCGTCGTCGGTATTCTTCGAACTCGTCGAGTACGAAGGCACGCTGGTGCCGCGCTTCGCGCCCGTCAACTGA
- a CDS encoding YqaE/Pmp3 family membrane protein, translating to MRLLLALLVPWLQFFTIGRPIAGIICLVLQITLIGWIPAAIWSVYALSQYNTDRKIENAFGKRG from the coding sequence ATGCGTCTCCTGCTCGCGCTGCTGGTGCCCTGGCTGCAATTCTTCACGATTGGGCGGCCGATCGCCGGCATCATCTGCCTGGTCCTGCAAATCACGCTGATCGGCTGGATTCCAGCCGCGATCTGGTCGGTGTACGCGCTCAGCCAGTACAACACCGATCGCAAGATCGAAAACGCGTTCGGCAAGCGCGGCTGA